CCACGGGTCTTCCTTGTCCATGTCCTCGGGGAAAAGGCCGGGACGATTATCGAGCGGGGTCCAGTCGGTGTAATAGCCCCTGACCGGCCCGAGATAGGGCATCTGCACCTCCAGGCAGCGCCTGAAATCCATCTCGTCGGCCTCGACGATGCCGGCCATCGGATTTTCAAGCGCCCAGACCATGCCGGCCAGCACCGCCGACGTGACCTGCAAGCCGGTGGCGTTCTGGTACGGCGCCAGCTTGCGGGCCTCGGCCAAGGACAGCTGCGAGCCGTACCAGTAGGCGTTCTTGTCGTGGCCGTAGAGCAGCACGCCGAGCTCGTCGACGCCGTCGACCAGCTCGTTCTCGTCCAGCACATGATGGACAGGCTGCGCCTTGCCGGCGGCGCCGAACATCTCGTGCAGCGACAGAACCGCGTCATTGCAGGGATGGTAGGCATAATGGCAGGTCGGGCGGTAGTTCACCTTGCCCTTCTTGCCGCGGACGGTGAAGAAATCGGCTATCGAAATCGCCTCGTTGTGCGTCACCAGGAAGCCGTATTGCGGGCCGGGCGTCGGGCACCAGCTGCGCACGCGCGTGTTGGCGCCGGGCTGCTCCAGATAGATCGCCGCCTGCGAGCCATGCCTGTGCTTCTTGCCGTTCTTCGGCATCCAGGTTTCATGCGTGCCCCAGCCGAGTTCGGCCGGCTGCAGGCCTTCCGAGATGAAGCCCTCGACCGACCAGGTGTTCCAGAACACGTCCATCGGCTTCGGCTTCTTGGTGCGCTGGGTGTCGCGCTCGGCGATGTGGATGCCCTTGACGCCGGCCTTCTTCATCAGCTTCGCCCAACCCTCGCGGTCATGCTCCGCCGGCACCACGAACTCGAGCCCGAGATCGGTGGCGAGGTTGACGAGCGCCTGCTTGACGAACCACGAGACCATGCCGGGATTGGCGCCGCAGCAGGAGATCGCGGTGGTGCCTCCCGGGGCCTTTTCCTTTTCCTGGCGCACGCTCTCGCGCAGCGCATAGTTGGTGCGCGAGGCGTTGTCGGCCGTTTCATCAAAATAGAAGCCGAGCCATGGCTCGACCACGGTGTCGATGTAGAGCACGCCGAGCTTGCGGCAGAGCTTCATCAGTTCCAGCGAAGAGGTATCCACCGACAGGTTGACGCACATGCCCTGGCCGCCGCCATGGGTGAGAAGCGGGGTCAGCAGCTTCTTGTAGTTCTTCTTGGTGATTGCGTCCTGCATGAAGGTGATGCCGCGCTCGTCGAGCAGCTTGCGATCGGCGTCGAGCGGGTCGATGACCACCATGCGCGACTTGTCGAACTTGAAATGGCGTTCGATCAGCGGCAGCGTTCCCCGTCCGATCGAGCCGAAGCCGATCATCACGACAGGGCCGGTGATTTCACCGTAAACGGGCCAGTTTTCATTCGCCATTTTTTCGCACACTCCTTCAAACACGCACAAAAACCGGGCACTCTTCGCCCCTGCGGTCAAGCGCTACAATCACAGATCATTGTCACAAACCAGCGAAAACCGCCAATCGCCGGCTAAGCCCGCATGGCGACGTGGTTAAGCGGCCTTGGCCATGCCGTCGAGGTAGGCGACCAGCCGGTCGCGGTCGGCGGTGAGGCCCTTGTAATCGAGCTGCGCCTGGTCGAGGGCGTTGAGCTGTTCGGCGAAAGAGGCCGCCAGCGTCGCCCTGTCAGGGTGCCGGTCGAGCACCGCCAGCGGGTCGAGATGGATACGGATGGTGAAGAGGATGTCGCGCGAGACCGGCAGCTTGCGCAGCGTCTGCCGCTCGACGCGGATGAAGGCGTGGGCGTTGATGTCGCCGTCGGGGAAGCGGGTAGGCCGGTTGGTGGCGCGGTCGATGCGCTCCCCGTTGGAAAGCGGATGATAGAGCGCCTCGCCCGCCTGGATCGACCAGTTGAAACGTTCGACCGCCTGGCCCTGCAGGCCGTCGAACATGCGGTTTATCAAATCGGCGGGCCGCGTGCCCGGGCCGAAGCCCGGCACGGGCGCATGGATCTGCTGCAGCGGCTTGCCGAATTTTTCCCGGAGCGACCAGGACGAAGGAAAGCAGAGCGATCCGGCGGCGAGCCGCCAGCCGTCGTCGCCCCGCCGCATCAGGATCAAATCCTCCTGCACCAGCAAGGATGCCTGGACGAGCGGCGCTTTGCGCAGTCCGGGAGAGAGCTTGCCGATCGCTCCGTCGGGGCCGAACCCCTCGATGGCGGAGCCTGTGCCGTGGTGAGTCCCCGGGTGTTTTTCTCGCAGATGGGCGACGAGGAGGTCGAGCACCTCGTGCTGTGCGTCGCGCGTATCGCCTTGCTCGACAAAGACCTTTTCCGGGATCTCCGTGTAAAGCCGCCGCTTTTCGGCGAGATAGGGCAAGAGGAATTCATCGACCTCGATCCAGCGGTCGAGCTCGAGCGGCCTCAGGCCGATGGTGAACAGTTTCGAGGAGCCGTCATAGGGCGTGTGGGTCGGGAGCGTGTGGGTGGTCATGCTTGCTTCAAACAGAAAATGGCTTCTCTCAAAAGAAAAGGACTGGCGGCTCCAGTGTCAGGCGAGTTGCGCCGGGATCAGCCCGCGCAGCGAATTGCCGACGAAGATCGCCTTCGCGGACTTCAGATCATCAAAGGTGTAGATCGCTTCCGCGGCGCGGCCTTCGTCCAGAAGCTCGCCGCGCAATACTCCAGGAAGCAGGCCGCAGTCGAGCCGAGGCGTCGCGAGCACGCCGTCACCGAAGTCGGCGAAGACATTGGTGATCGTGCCTTCGCAGAGCTCGCCGCGCTCGTTGGCGAGCAGCACCTCGTCGGCTTGCGTGACGAGATATTCGGCACGTGCGTGCGTGTAGACCTGTCGCAGGCTGGTCTTGTGGTGCAGCAGCGTGTTGCCGGAATCGAGTCGGACCCTCGCCAGCTGCAGCCGCCAGACCTTGTCCGCAGCGAGCGGTTCGTAAGGCTGTGCCGATGCCGTCGCCTCGCCATTGCGCTGCAGGACAAGGCGGGTGCGCAGTACGATCTGCTGCCCGCCGACCGCACCCGTCAGCGCCTTGCCGACCCGTTGCGGGTGGCAGGCAAAGCCAAGCTCCGCCGCCGAAGCGTAAAGCCGCGCAAGATGCCGCTCGAAGCGCAGGAAGCCCGAGCCAGGCTCCCAGCGCATGGTCTCGATCAGTTCGAAGTCGGCACGGTTCCCGTCGCGAAGCGCGCTTTCAGAAGACACTCCCGATACTCCTCGTCGGCGGTCGAATCGAAGACGACGCCGCCGCCGACATTGTAGACGGCCTCGCCATCGGCAAAGAGGGAGATGGTGCGGATCGCCACCGAGAACCGCATCGTGCCGCCCGGCGCGACCCAGCCGATGGCACCGCAATAGACGTCGCGCGGCACGCCTTCCAGGTCGTGCAATATCTCCATGGCGCGGATTTTTGGCGCGCCGGTGATCGAGCCGCAGGGAAAGAGCGCGGCGAAGATCTGTCGAATGCCGACATCCGGCAGCAATCTTGCGCGTACCCGGCTCACCATCTGGTGGACGGTCGGATAGGTCTCGATGCGGAACAGCTCCGGCACCTGCAGCGTGCCGACCTCGCTGATCAGCGAGATGTCGTTGCGCAGCAGGTCGACGATCATCCGGTTCTCGGCCTGGTTCTTCTCGTCGTTGCGCAGGAACGCTTTCAGCCGCTCATCCTCGGCCCTGGTCGCGCCGCGCGGCGCCGTGCCCTTCATCGGGTGCGTCTCGATCATGCCCTCGTCATCGATCTCGAAGAAGAGCTCCGGCGAGCGCGACAACACGATCGGATCGCCGAGCGAGACCAGCGCGCCGTATTTCACCGGCTGGCGCCCGGTCAGCGCCTCGAAGGCGGCGAGCGGATCGCCGGACCATTGCGCATGGACCGGGAACGTCAGGTTGCCCTGGTAGCAATCACCCTTGCGGATATGGTCGTGGAGGCGAGCGAAGCGGAGGGCATAGTCCTCGGCGGACCATCCCGCCCTGGCGTCGAAAATCGGGCCGTTGGTCGCCACCACGTTGCTTTTCGGCACGGCCTGTTCGAGCGGCGCGTCGAAGACGCCGAGACAGATCAGCGGCGCGCGGCGGCCCTCCGGCAGCAGCGGCACCAGCTTCGGCTCGAGCAGGTAGCCGGCCTCGTAGGAGAAATAGCCGGCCAGCCATTTGCCGGCGTCGGAGGCGGCCTGCGCTGCTTCGAGTGCCGGCGCGAATTCGGCCGCGGTTCGCGCGATGATGATCTCGAGCGGCCTGTCGAAGACGAGCTGGCGGCCGACCTCGTCATTGCGGAAGATTGCGGAAGGCAGGGACATAAGCCTCGGATACGATCCATTCAGTCGACCGCTCTATATGGGGGCTGGGCGGGGTGCAATCGAGGGAACGGCGTCGGGCGGCGCAAAGGCGTTTTCAGTAACTGATTTTGCAAGGATTGGCGGAGACACCAGAACTTCGTCATCCACGGGCGGAGCGGAAGCGAAGCGGACGCGGAGACCCGAGGATCCATGCCGTGACCTCGCGCGAAGGGTAAAGGCGGTGCAGAATGAAGGCTTTTCTGCACCGCAGCAGCGCTTGCAGGTAACGGAAAGGATCCTATGGTCTGCGCTGCGCCGCTTCGCTCCTCGCTACGCCATAGGATGACGACGCGATGGACGTCTCCGGCCAACCTCCGGCATTTGCGATGCCGGCGAGATGTTCAGGTGTTGCTGGCGGTGCCTGCCGTCGGGAAGCGACGGGCGAATTCGGCCTCGTCACCCGCGGCCAGCAATTTCGCCTGCTCGATCCATTTCTCGCGCTCGATGCGACCATCGAAATTGAGAACCTCCTCGACGCGCTTCACGTCGGCCTCGGTCCACGCGGCGATCTGGGCGTAGGTGGTGACGCCCTGATCCTTGAGCAGCTTTTCGTTGACCGGACCAATGCCGATCAGGCGGCGCAGATTGTCCGCCTTGCCGTTGGGCGCCGTCGGTGCGGCGGCTTTCTTCGGAGCCGGTGCGGCTTTCCTTGGCGCCGCGCTTGCCTTCGGCGCGGTCGCCGTCTTGGCCGCCGCCGGTTTCTTGGCCGGCACGCTCTTGGTCGAGGCCGATTTTGCCGCGGACGATTTCGCGGGCGGCGATTTGGCCGCGGCCGGTGTCGACGACATCAGCGCCGTCGGCGCGGGCGCGGCGGCCTTGTCGGCGCCGGCTGTGGCGGGTGTCCCGCGCAGCTGGCGCTCGAGATCGGCGCGGGCGCGGACACAGGTGTCGAGCTCGCCGCTCAGGCGGTCCGTGTCGGCGCGAAACCGGTCGCGCTCGCTCCTTGCGCGATCGAGATCGCCGCGCAGACTGTCGAACTCGCCGCGCAGGCGGCCCCAGATGAACCAGCCAACCAGGACACCCACAACGAACGCCAGGAGCATGTAGAAGAAAGTGCTCATTTCCCTCTCCAGTCCGATCTGTCGGCCGCGGCCCGAAATGGCGAGCTTGCCGCGACGATCGTCACTCGTTCCGCGTTCGGCGGAACAGCCGCTTCAATAGAGCTGTCGGCGCTTGGCTCTCCTCCGCCCACGGCCGACGGCCATCATCGCATTCGCCGAAGCGCCGCGAGGGGCCGTCTCTGGCCTTGGCGATGCGTCCGGCTGAGCTTGAGGCGGGACGCTATCATATGGCTCGCTGAAAACTAATTGAAAAATGCGGCGGAGTTATTGAAGAACAGCCATTTAGAAAAGAATAAGCTGCTCCTAATATTAATTTTTGCTAAAATACTATGGATTATGCCGTCGGGCGAACGCCCGTCATTTGTCGAGCACTTCCAGCTCGTCGATCAGCGTGCTGATCACGCCAAGGCCGATCTGCCAGAAGGCAGGATCGGTGGCGTCGAGGCCGAAGGGCGCCAGAAGCTCCGAGTGATGCTTGGTACCGCCGGCGCGCAGCATCTCGAAATACTTCTCCTGAAAGCCGCGCTCCGCATTCTGGTAGACGGCATAGAGCGAGTTCACCAGGCAGTCGCCGAAGGCGTAGGCATAGACGTAGAAGGGCGAGTGGATGAAGTGCGGGATGTAGGTCCAGAAGACTTCGTAGCCATCGCGCAGCCTGATTGCCGGCCCCAGGCTTTCGGCCTGAACTTCCAGCCAGAACTGGCCCAGCCTGTCCGAGGTCAGCTCGCCGTTGCGGCGCTCGGCATGCACCTTGCGCTCGAACTCGTAGAAGGCGATCTGGCGCACGACGGTGTTGATCATGTCCTCGACCTTCTGGGCGAGCATCGCCTTGCGTTCGCGCTTGTCGGCGGTCTGGTCGAGCAGCGAGCGGAAAGTCAGCATCTCGCCGAAGACGGAGGCGGTCTCGGCCAGCGTCAGCGGCGTCGAGGCCATCAGCGCGCCCTGGCCGGCGGCCAGCACCTGGTGCACGCCGTGGCCGAGCTCATGCGCCAGCGTCATCACATCGCGCGGCTTGCCCATGTAGTTGAGCAGCACGTAAGGGTGCGCCGACGGCACCGTCGGATGGGCGAAGGCGCCGGGCGACTTGCCAGGCCTGACCGGCGCGTCGATCCACTTGCGGTCGAAGAAGGTCCGCGCGATTTCCGCCATCTCCGGCGAGAAGCGCTGGTAGGCCGACAGCACGGTGTCCCTGGCGTCGTCCCAGCGGATCACCGCTTGCGGTGTCTCGGGCAGCGGCGCGTTGCGGTCCCAGTGGTTCATCACGTCCATGCCGAGCCAGCGCGCCTTCATCGCATAGTAGCGGTGCGAAAGCCGCGGATAGGCATTGCGCACGGCGGCCGCGAGCGCATCGACCACGCCGCGCTCGACGCGGTTGGCGAGATGGCGTGAATCGGCGATGTCCTCGAAGCCGCGCCAGCGGTCGGAGATCTCCTTGTCCTTGGCTAAAGTGTTGGTGATGAGCGTGAAGGTCCGCAGGTTCTTGCGGAAGGTCGCGGCGAGCGCCTCGGAGGCGCGACGGCGCACTTCGCCATCGGAGTCCTGCAACCGGTTCAGCGCCGGCTCCAGCGTCAACTCCTCGCCGTCGACATCGAAGCGCAGGTCGGTCATGGTCTCGTCGAACAGGCGGTTCCAAGCGCCGCGCCCGGTGACCGACTTTTCATGGAACAACTGCTCGACCCGGTCCTCGAGCTGGTAGGGTTTGTCCTTCCGCAGGTCGAGCACCCAGGGCCGGTAGTGGGCGAAGGCCGCGTCGGCCGCAAGCGCGCTTTCGATCACCGCGTCGTCGATCAGGTTGAGCTCCAGCGCGAAGAACAGCAGGTGCGCGCTGGCATCGGTCATCTTCTCCTGGACGTCGCCATAGAGCTTGGCGCGCTGCGGATCGGCGGTGTTGCCGGCATAGACCAGCCCGGCATAGGAGACGATGCGGCCGATCAGTTCCTCCAGCGCCTCGTACGTCTTCAGTGCCTCGCCGAGCCGGCCGGCGGCGCCGCGTTCGGCCTCGGCGGCCAAAGTGCCCTTCCAGCGGCCTTCGAAGGCGATGGCGTCGCTTGCCGCCCGAGCGATGTCGCGCTTCAGCTCCGGCGCCTCCATACCGGAATAGAGATCGGCGAGATTCCATTCCGGCAGATCGCCAAGCTCCGCCGCGCCTTGGCCGGACGCTGGCGCCGCAAGCCGCCGACCAAACATCATGCGCATCAACAATACCTTCTTTGAATCAAGGGACCAAAATCAAAGGGAAAGGAGAAGCCGGTCAAATCCTAAGGAATTCGTTCACCGGGTTTTTTGAAACCTTATTTAGAACCCTGTGCCAAGATGATCCATGGGGATTTCTCAAGGCCGGGCAGCCAACACAGTCATGACAGGTTCCATACTCATAGTCGATGACGATCCCGTGCAGCGCAGGCTGCTCGAGGCGGCGGTGACGAAATTCGGCCACAGCGCCATCGTCACGGAGGGCGGCGAGGCGGGGCTCGACGTGCTCGACGGACCGAACGCGCGCGATGTGTCGGTCGTCATCCTCGACCTGGTCATGCCCGGCCTCGACGGCATCGGCGTGCTGAAGGCGATGCGCGAACGCGCCATCAACCTTCCGGTCATCGTGCAGACCGCGCAGGGCGGCATAGAAACCGTCGTCTCGGCCATGCGCCACGGCGCCTTCGATTTCGTCGTCAAGCCGGCTTCGCCCGACCGGCTGCAGACGTCGATTTCCAATGCCTTGAAGGTCGAGGCGGTCGAGGACGAGATGAAGCGCACGTCGCGGCGGCGCGGCGGCCATCTCACTTTCAAGGACTTGATCACGCGCAGCCCGGCGATGGACCGGGTGATCCGTCTCGGTCAGAAGGCTGCGGCATCCAACATCCCGATCCTCATCGAAGGCGAATCCGGCGTTGGCAAGGAACTGGTGGCGCGCGCCATCCAGGGCAGCGGCGACCGCCGCTCGAGACCCTTCGTCACAGTCAATTGCGGCGCCATCCCGGACAATCTCGTCGAATCGATCCTGTTCGGGCACGAGAAGGGCTCTTTCACCGGCGCCACCGACAAGCACACCGGCAAATTCGTCGA
The window above is part of the Mesorhizobium sp. WSM4904 genome. Proteins encoded here:
- a CDS encoding aminotransferase class IV family protein → MSSESALRDGNRADFELIETMRWEPGSGFLRFERHLARLYASAAELGFACHPQRVGKALTGAVGGQQIVLRTRLVLQRNGEATASAQPYEPLAADKVWRLQLARVRLDSGNTLLHHKTSLRQVYTHARAEYLVTQADEVLLANERGELCEGTITNVFADFGDGVLATPRLDCGLLPGVLRGELLDEGRAAEAIYTFDDLKSAKAIFVGNSLRGLIPAQLA
- a CDS encoding M3 family oligoendopeptidase; the encoded protein is MRMMFGRRLAAPASGQGAAELGDLPEWNLADLYSGMEAPELKRDIARAASDAIAFEGRWKGTLAAEAERGAAGRLGEALKTYEALEELIGRIVSYAGLVYAGNTADPQRAKLYGDVQEKMTDASAHLLFFALELNLIDDAVIESALAADAAFAHYRPWVLDLRKDKPYQLEDRVEQLFHEKSVTGRGAWNRLFDETMTDLRFDVDGEELTLEPALNRLQDSDGEVRRRASEALAATFRKNLRTFTLITNTLAKDKEISDRWRGFEDIADSRHLANRVERGVVDALAAAVRNAYPRLSHRYYAMKARWLGMDVMNHWDRNAPLPETPQAVIRWDDARDTVLSAYQRFSPEMAEIARTFFDRKWIDAPVRPGKSPGAFAHPTVPSAHPYVLLNYMGKPRDVMTLAHELGHGVHQVLAAGQGALMASTPLTLAETASVFGEMLTFRSLLDQTADKRERKAMLAQKVEDMINTVVRQIAFYEFERKVHAERRNGELTSDRLGQFWLEVQAESLGPAIRLRDGYEVFWTYIPHFIHSPFYVYAYAFGDCLVNSLYAVYQNAERGFQEKYFEMLRAGGTKHHSELLAPFGLDATDPAFWQIGLGVISTLIDELEVLDK
- a CDS encoding homospermidine synthase — protein: MANENWPVYGEITGPVVMIGFGSIGRGTLPLIERHFKFDKSRMVVIDPLDADRKLLDERGITFMQDAITKKNYKKLLTPLLTHGGGQGMCVNLSVDTSSLELMKLCRKLGVLYIDTVVEPWLGFYFDETADNASRTNYALRESVRQEKEKAPGGTTAISCCGANPGMVSWFVKQALVNLATDLGLEFVVPAEHDREGWAKLMKKAGVKGIHIAERDTQRTKKPKPMDVFWNTWSVEGFISEGLQPAELGWGTHETWMPKNGKKHRHGSQAAIYLEQPGANTRVRSWCPTPGPQYGFLVTHNEAISIADFFTVRGKKGKVNYRPTCHYAYHPCNDAVLSLHEMFGAAGKAQPVHHVLDENELVDGVDELGVLLYGHDKNAYWYGSQLSLAEARKLAPYQNATGLQVTSAVLAGMVWALENPMAGIVEADEMDFRRCLEVQMPYLGPVRGYYTDWTPLDNRPGLFPEDMDKEDPWQFRNILVR
- a CDS encoding aminodeoxychorismate synthase component I: MSLPSAIFRNDEVGRQLVFDRPLEIIIARTAAEFAPALEAAQAASDAGKWLAGYFSYEAGYLLEPKLVPLLPEGRRAPLICLGVFDAPLEQAVPKSNVVATNGPIFDARAGWSAEDYALRFARLHDHIRKGDCYQGNLTFPVHAQWSGDPLAAFEALTGRQPVKYGALVSLGDPIVLSRSPELFFEIDDEGMIETHPMKGTAPRGATRAEDERLKAFLRNDEKNQAENRMIVDLLRNDISLISEVGTLQVPELFRIETYPTVHQMVSRVRARLLPDVGIRQIFAALFPCGSITGAPKIRAMEILHDLEGVPRDVYCGAIGWVAPGGTMRFSVAIRTISLFADGEAVYNVGGGVVFDSTADEEYRECLLKARFATGTVPTSN
- a CDS encoding proton-conducting membrane transporter, with translation MSTFFYMLLAFVVGVLVGWFIWGRLRGEFDSLRGDLDRARSERDRFRADTDRLSGELDTCVRARADLERQLRGTPATAGADKAAAPAPTALMSSTPAAAKSPPAKSSAAKSASTKSVPAKKPAAAKTATAPKASAAPRKAAPAPKKAAAPTAPNGKADNLRRLIGIGPVNEKLLKDQGVTTYAQIAAWTEADVKRVEEVLNFDGRIEREKWIEQAKLLAAGDEAEFARRFPTAGTASNT
- a CDS encoding DUF3445 domain-containing protein, whose amino-acid sequence is MTTHTLPTHTPYDGSSKLFTIGLRPLELDRWIEVDEFLLPYLAEKRRLYTEIPEKVFVEQGDTRDAQHEVLDLLVAHLREKHPGTHHGTGSAIEGFGPDGAIGKLSPGLRKAPLVQASLLVQEDLILMRRGDDGWRLAAGSLCFPSSWSLREKFGKPLQQIHAPVPGFGPGTRPADLINRMFDGLQGQAVERFNWSIQAGEALYHPLSNGERIDRATNRPTRFPDGDINAHAFIRVERQTLRKLPVSRDILFTIRIHLDPLAVLDRHPDRATLAASFAEQLNALDQAQLDYKGLTADRDRLVAYLDGMAKAA